Sequence from the Deltaproteobacteria bacterium genome:
ATGTCGGGATTGGCCAGTTTGGTGCGGTGGTGGGAGTCTCTGCTGGTGGTACCCCAACACAGAAACTCCATGTGCAGGGCAATATCCTTGCCGAAGGGAACTTTTTCTCTAACGGTGTTCAGCTCAATGTCCCGGACTATGTTTTTGAACCAGACTACAAACTCCTTCCCCTCAAACAGTTAGCAATGTACATCGAAAAAGAGAAACATCTGCCCTCTGTCCCCTCGGCTCGCGATATCAAAGCCAATGGCATCAATCTCAGTGAGATGCAGATGACACTGTTGCAGAAAGTTGAAGAACTGACGCTGTACACCATCCAGCAAGAAGACACGATTCAAAATCAGGGAAAGACGATTACTACCCAAACCGAGACCATTGTCGTGTTACGCCAGGCAAACAAAGCCCAGCAGGACGCACTGGCGGCTTTGGCTGCGCGCGTCGAAGCGCTCGAACGTGCGCAGGCTGGTGCGAAACGCTAAGCTGTCATCGGAGAGCAAGAGCAAGAATTGCAACACGAATGTCATTGCGAGCGCAGCGAAGCAATCTTTGTTCCCTGCAGAGATTGCTTCGTCGCGTACCGCTCCTCGCAATGACTGCCATTTCCTAACTTCCGGATCTTCCTTCTCCGCTTCTACCCCTCACACCACCCCATTCTTCTTGAACCACTCCTGCAGCCGCTTCCACCCATCTCGCGCTGGTTCTTGACGATAACTCGGGCGGTAGTCCGCGTGAAACCCGTGCGGGGTTTCGGGATAAAGCTCGATGTGCGACGGGCTTTTCGCCGCGTGCAAGGCCTTCTTCATCTGCTCGACGGTCTCGTTGGGAATACCGCTGTCCGCACCACCGTAGAGCCCCAAGACCGGAGCTTTCAATTGCGCCGCCAGATCAACTGGCTGCTTAGGGGTCAAGTCGTTCATGGGTCCGACCAGTCGACCGTACCACGCAACTCCCGCTTTCAATCGTGGGCTATGCGCGGCGTACAACCAGACAACACGCCCACCCCAACAGAAGCCAGTGATCCCTAGCTTATTAACATCGCCCTTGCCAGATTTCTCCGCCCAGGTCGCGGTCGCGTCGAGGTCAGCCATCACTTGGCTATCCGGCACTTTCGACACGACTTTACCAATGATCTCGTTGATATCTGAGATTTGTGACACATCGCCCTGTCGAGCGTACATTTCGGGAGCAATTGCACAATAGCCGAGCTTGGCAAAACGACGGCAAATATCTTTGATATGTTCGTGTACGCCGAAGATTTCTTGTACGACCAATACGACAGGAAACGGACCACCCTTCGCTGGCATTGCGTGATACCCGGGAATTTGTCCGTCAGATACCGGAATCTTGACCTCGCCAGCGTCGAGCCCGCCCGTATCTGTCATAATCATCGTTTGCGCTGATACGGGTTGGACGGCTAACGCGAAGCCGGTCGCCAGCGAAGTTAACACGAATTCACGGCGAGTGAGATGCGGGCCTTCCCTCAGCACATCGAGCGTCTTCTTCATACTCTCCCCTCCTTTCATTGATGAACGAGCAGCGTCAATCCTCGATCCAGTCAAACGTTCGTGTCACTGCCCGTTTCCAGTGGTGGTAGTTTTTCTCGCGCGCGCTCGGCTCCATACTCGGAGCCCATTCTTTATCCTTCCCCCAATTCGCCCGTAGTTCATCGGTGGTACGCCATACACCAACGGTGAGCCCCGCCGCATATGCTGCTCCTAGTGCCGTCGTTTCCGCACAGGTGGGTCGAATCACTGGTACGCCAAGAATATCGGCCTGAAATTGCATAAGTAACTCATTGTGCACCATCCCACCATCAACCTTCATTGCGTGCAGCAGAATACCAGCATCAACATTCATGGCATCTAGCACCTCACGCGTCTGCCAGGCGGTCGCTTCCAACACCGCGCGGGCCAGATGTCCTTTTGTGACATAACCGGTTAAGCCGACAATCACGCCCCGCGCATCGCTTCTCCAATAGGGTGCAAATAATCCGGCGAAAGCCGGGACGAAGTACACGCCTCCGTTGTCAGTAACGGTTCGAGCAAGGGTCTCAATCTCGTTTGAGTTCTGGATGAGTCCCAGATTGTCGCGTAGCCATTGAACCAGTGCCCCTGCTACCGCAATCGAGCCTTCCAACGCATACACTGGTGGCGTCCGCCCCAGTTGATAGGCCACCGTTGTCAGTAACCCGGCGGAGGACGGAACGATCGCCTGTCCAGTGTTCATCAACATGAAGCAACCAGTACCGTAGGTACTCTTTACTTCTCCAGGAGAGAAACACGCCTGGCCAAAGAGTGCGGCTTGTTGATCGCCAAGGACTCCTGCAATGGGAATCTGCGGCAGTGGTGCACCACAGAGGCCAGAAGTCTCACTCGAGGAGACGATCTCCGGCAGCATAGCCCGCGGCACCCCAAAGACGTCTAAGGCTTCGGGGTCCCAGTCCAGCGTGGCAAGGTTCATCAGCATGGTGCGGCTCGCATTGGTGACATCAGTCACATGTATTCCACCACGAACACCGCCAGTGAGATTCCAGATCAGCCAAGTATCGATCGTGCCGAAGAGAATGTCTCCACGCTCAGCCTTCGCTCGCACTCCAGGGATATTCTCAAGCATCCAGCGCAACTTCGGGCCCGAGAAATAGGTCGCGAGCGGTAAACCGGCTCGTGCGCGAAGCCACGTTTCCACTCCTTGCGAGTGCAAGCGTTTGCAGAGATCGAGTGTACGCGTATCCTGCCAGACAATGGCGTTGCATACGGGTTCGCCAGTCTTGCGATCCCACACCACCGTGGTTTCCCGCTGATTGGTTATGCCAAGTGCGACAATGTCCTCTGTGGTAACTTTTTCACGCTCAAGCCCGGCATGAATGACGTCGAGCGTACATTGCCAGATTTCTCGCGGGTCATGCTCAACCCATCCTGGTTGCGGATAGATTTGCCGATGCTCTTTCTGAGCACTCGTAATGACTCGTCCTGAGTGATCGAACACCATAAAGCGGGTGCTGGTAGTACCTTGATCGATCGCAGCAACATAACGAGCACGCATAGGCATTTACCGATAGGAAACGATTTCGAGCAGATTGCCATCTGGATCAAGGAAATACAGGCAGTCGTGATCTCCCCAATCGATAGGGCCGTAGGTCGGTACTCCACGCGCGGCAAACTGCGAACAGGTCGTTTGCCACTCGCTACGACTGAGTTTGAACGCATGATGCCCTTTGCCCAGCGGGTTCTCAATATGATCAGTAATGCGTGGCGGCAGATCATGTCGCTCGAACAGCGCAAGATTCAACGATCCACACTGTAACAGCACTTGATGGTGACCGAAACGCTGTACCGTCGTCAGCCCAAGAATTTCAGTGTAAAACCGCTCGGCACGATCGAGGTCAGCAACATCAAGACCGAAGTGATCAAGCATCAGTGATGGCATGGCGGCATCGTACACCAGCCACAGTCACACGAGAAGCGCGGTGAACCAATCTCATGGTATAGGAGCAACCCGATGTGGTTGCCCAACAATACTGTTCGGCTCTCGCTCTGCCTGTATGAAGAAGGGTCCCTTCTCCCCGCAGGGGAGAAGGACAGGATGAGGGGAGAAAGCATGGGTGTGACTGACTGCGTCGCGCATCACCCTCACCCTAACCCTCCTTTTGGGGGTAGGCTTTTACGCTGAGAAACGACGAGACGTCATTCCCGCGAATGCGGGAATCCAGGGAGAATACGCAATCGTTCAGGGGTGAAGCTCCTGGATGCCCGTCTGCGCGGGCATGACGAACACGCGGCTCCTAACGACGGGAAATCTGCGCCAATTGAGGCTTGGATAAAAAACCTACCCTTATGAGGATTGGCAGCCTCCTGTCGCTGGTCAAGTTTTGTGCCGAACACTATTGATTGCCCAGAGTGTAGGAGCAACCTAATGTGCTTGCCCGGTTGGGGACGGCCACATCAGGCCGCCCCGACGCACACGAGAATCCTGCGACCTAAAAAAGCAGTTGCACCCAAATACAAACCATTATAGTTTTCCCCCTTCGTTGAGGAGCGACACAATGGAATTCTTAGTCATCGCCTATGACGGCAAAGACCCAGACGCCAAAGCGCGCCGATTGCGCGTACGCCAGGCACATCTCGATGGCGTGCAGGACATGAAAAAGGCCGGCACTTTTATTAACGGCGGCGCCATCCTCGATGACAACGGCGAAATGATCGGCTCTACCCTCTACATGGATTTTCCCACTCGTGCCGCGCTCGACCAATGGCTGGCACGCGATCCATATGTCACAGGTGGCGTATGGGTCGATATCGAGGTGCGCCCCATCCGTTTGGCGTTTCGGGCGTAGGCTTTCCGCTCACGTCATCTTACGTCGTAGCTTGAGTCGCAGCCACCAGCATCTCCTCTGGGGTCTTCCCCCCTTCAGGAATATACACGCGCTGGACAAATTCAGGCGCACTCGCCCCTTCACGATACCATGAGATGATCATCGGAATACGTGCCCGGCGGAACAGCCCGAGTTGCGGACAGCGGCGGTCGGTTTCCTCAGCCAAGGCCTGAATCCGTTCCTTTGGTTGATCGGTATCAAGATAGAGATCGTAGTTGACCTGACAGTATTCAGGCTGGCGATCGAAGTCAGCCATAAAGCCGCGAATGTCGATTAACGAACGAATCTTGGTGCGTAGTCCTTTGTAGGCAAACCGCAGATCTCGCGCCGCGACAGCAATCGTGATCGACGTACACGCTGAGAGCGCCGCGAGTTGCGCATGCACCGGTGTCCAGCCGCGACTCTGGCCTTGTAATTCCGGCGGATTGCCGATGTCAAAGCCTTTTGGTTCATCAAAGAGGATCGAAGCCTGTCCGTCCATGTATCCTTCAACTCGCATGAGGTCAAAGGAACGAGTTGTGACATCGCTTACACCAATATACTCGGGATACGTCTGTTGCTCTTTCATCGCCTGCTCCTTTCGCGTAACTGCCCGGTTTTGTTCCTGAGGC
This genomic interval carries:
- a CDS encoding OsmC family protein, with translation MKEQQTYPEYIGVSDVTTRSFDLMRVEGYMDGQASILFDEPKGFDIGNPPELQGQSRGWTPVHAQLAALSACTSITIAVAARDLRFAYKGLRTKIRSLIDIRGFMADFDRQPEYCQVNYDLYLDTDQPKERIQALAEETDRRCPQLGLFRRARIPMIISWYREGASAPEFVQRVYIPEGGKTPEEMLVAATQATT
- the glpK gene encoding glycerol kinase GlpK, which encodes MRARYVAAIDQGTTSTRFMVFDHSGRVITSAQKEHRQIYPQPGWVEHDPREIWQCTLDVIHAGLEREKVTTEDIVALGITNQRETTVVWDRKTGEPVCNAIVWQDTRTLDLCKRLHSQGVETWLRARAGLPLATYFSGPKLRWMLENIPGVRAKAERGDILFGTIDTWLIWNLTGGVRGGIHVTDVTNASRTMLMNLATLDWDPEALDVFGVPRAMLPEIVSSSETSGLCGAPLPQIPIAGVLGDQQAALFGQACFSPGEVKSTYGTGCFMLMNTGQAIVPSSAGLLTTVAYQLGRTPPVYALEGSIAVAGALVQWLRDNLGLIQNSNEIETLARTVTDNGGVYFVPAFAGLFAPYWRSDARGVIVGLTGYVTKGHLARAVLEATAWQTREVLDAMNVDAGILLHAMKVDGGMVHNELLMQFQADILGVPVIRPTCAETTALGAAYAAGLTVGVWRTTDELRANWGKDKEWAPSMEPSAREKNYHHWKRAVTRTFDWIED
- a CDS encoding VOC family protein yields the protein MPSLMLDHFGLDVADLDRAERFYTEILGLTTVQRFGHHQVLLQCGSLNLALFERHDLPPRITDHIENPLGKGHHAFKLSRSEWQTTCSQFAARGVPTYGPIDWGDHDCLYFLDPDGNLLEIVSYR
- a CDS encoding dienelactone hydrolase family protein, yielding MKKTLDVLREGPHLTRREFVLTSLATGFALAVQPVSAQTMIMTDTGGLDAGEVKIPVSDGQIPGYHAMPAKGGPFPVVLVVQEIFGVHEHIKDICRRFAKLGYCAIAPEMYARQGDVSQISDINEIIGKVVSKVPDSQVMADLDATATWAEKSGKGDVNKLGITGFCWGGRVVWLYAAHSPRLKAGVAWYGRLVGPMNDLTPKQPVDLAAQLKAPVLGLYGGADSGIPNETVEQMKKALHAAKSPSHIELYPETPHGFHADYRPSYRQEPARDGWKRLQEWFKKNGVV